The Caloenas nicobarica isolate bCalNic1 chromosome Z, bCalNic1.hap1, whole genome shotgun sequence genome has a segment encoding these proteins:
- the NAIP gene encoding baculoviral IAP repeat-containing protein 1 yields MSYKEDPTVETNDNEIHELNPSALLAHFPDATFDFQKFIEDKEAEFQELRKQLPKSYNSTMRNEQNRLKSFLSYKSHASWSLTEMAAAGFYHTCVQSSVQCFCCGLVLFAMKLRCTPYEQHKKFSSTCEFILGKEVGNISKYDIRVQKLEENPAEHGDRYSMEEARLQSFGGWPFYARGTKPDSLARAGFFFTGKKDVVQCFACGGCLGNWEDGDDPWREHAKWFPECEFLQSKKSSEEIKKYIETYTGFVGVVGKHFTASFVKENLPTATGDVVLNIFEDEGVRLDSFKTWPAEAPVEATALAKAGFFYTGQGDIAQCFNCAGCLCKWEEGDDPMEGHAKWFPDSNCMEILGKSLEEQPESPSTSRSAQQTACKGNLEEKANLPSVGADMTLFESQHLQEARNLTEQLREAYNDKSFRKLFSFGNSNHLAIDLKLLYGDLSVVSKDINDQPIQQFFLHDILVNLNSTIVLEGETGSGKTALLRKIALLWASGCCPILSRFKFVFYLSLTYAGSDQSMAEIICNQPVGFVGPLTETTLRHVIQPLKNQVLFLLDDYSEINSVPHVVEELIQRNHLYQHCLVVAARTNRTREIRKYATTTLSIAEFPLSSILYVLKKLFSYNIDLVERLIFRMEMKKSMQTILKTPLFMVSLAAYWVQHPKGNVISDEAIFKAYLLYHLLKYNEEREHVLAMFSSCGELALTGLFKPSFDFTEYDLSEAGVDGDEAVRLGLLSKFTAQRLHPVYKFFHPLFQEFLAGRRLSELLVSDEKEKLDRGLQYLQQVNTFRKVAGRYNFLLHYACSFSSKAVPQIISHLFKLIDCKESLESQSENDEHLQHHADLPERMLFIDHLSFLDPKLLLSVFIQHLLDFAVSIVYKSNTVSVCAPIIFQFLRGKDILLTSFSPLRNCELRFFRDYPESLSLPSSFQVTILGSDHKQEFRMAEIGACYSSLERPTVDRDYAPAFPCFNDVAQKQKEEEEEIHRFFSLRQRHLPDSIVRTFLLTTRKMPLLKCTFSHISSFQEADLRNLMTLFSVADCIELELNNSPGFIEVIRPAIEQYKEHFKKCSLRHLNLSITEQELLLSMSFVECLEINEKEIPELLFSNLDKFICLEELSVSQCENGNVFDRVPDGFKNLCNMKKLLMSSMKFESNSRLVECIKNFQDLSVFHLDCSSYFNPESLLEAISSCKKLIELKLTGLFLRDKDLLSLAAALPNFVSLKVLDLAKQHFEDKEACEIFAYNLGVLLNLEELIIPAGKGITSAGKLIVQQCLHLLHLRCFSFALHMDDDSLLEIAKVANCGGFQKLEKLSLSVNHSVTETGWRNFFRTLNNMPALQELDISRLFTHQIKASAPTVTAFVQCVSRLPGLVTIQMLGWLLDAQDLKMFDTMKEQHPQSRSLKLFWQWVLPFSPIFQD; encoded by the exons ATGTCTTACAAAGAGGACCCTACAGTGGAGACAAATGACAATGAAATACATGAGCTGAATCCTTCTGCATTGCTAGCTCATTTCCCAGATGCAAcctttgattttcagaagtttaTTGAAGACAAGGAGGCAGAATTCCAAGAACTCCGTAAACAGCTGCCAAAGAGTTACAACTCTACCATGAGAAATGAACAAAATAGGTTAAAGTCCTTCTTGTCCTATAAATCTCATGCATCATGGTCTTTGACAGAAATGGCAGCTGCTGGGTTTTATCACACGTGTGTTCAGTCCAGCGTGCAGTGTTTTTGCTGTGGGTTAGTTTTATTTGCCATGAAGCTTCGATGTACCCCATATGAACAGCATAAGAAATTTTCTTCCACTTGTGAATTCATCCTGGGCAAAGAGGTGGGTAATATTTCAAAGTACGACATACGCGTTCAGAAGTTGGAGGAGAACCCAGCAGAGCACGGTGACAGGTACAGCATGGAGGAGGCGAGGCTGCAGTCCTTTGGTGGATGGCCATTCTATGCCAGAGGAACAAAGCCCGATTCACTTGCCAGAGCTGGGTTTTTCTTTACAG GCAAGAAAGATGTGGTGCAGTGTTTTGCTTGTGGTGGATGTCTGGGAAACTGGGAAGATGGTGATGATCCTTGGAGAGAACATGCTAAATGGTTTCCTGA GTGTGAATTCCTTCAAAGTAAGAAATCAagtgaggaaattaaaaagtacATTGAAACCTACACTGGATTTGTTGGAGTGGTG GGGAAGCATTTCACTGCTTCTTTTGTCAAGGAGAATTTACCTACTGCAacag GTGATGTCGTCTTGAACATCTTTGAGGATGAAGGAGTTCGGCTGGACTCTTTTAAAACTTGGCCAGCAGAAGCCCCTGTGGAAGCCACTGCTCTTGCTAAAGCTGGGTTTTTCTACACAG GACAAGGTGATATAGCACAGTGCTTCAACTGTGCAGGCTGCTTATGCAAATGGGAAGAAGGTGATGATCCTATGGAAGGACACGCAAAATGGTTCCCTGA TTCCAACTGCATGGAAATACTTGGGAAGTCACTGGAAGAGCAACCAGAGAGCCCATCGACATCACGATCTGCACAG cAAACTGCCTGCAAAGGAAAtcttgaagaaaaagcaaatctaCCTTCTGTAGGAGCTG ACATGACACTTTTTGAAAGCCAGCATCTTCAAGAAGCGAGGAACTTGACCGAACAACTTAGAGAGGCTTACAACGATAAGAgtttcagaaaactgttttcctttgggaaCTCAAACCATTTGGCCATTGACTTGAAATTACTCTATGGGGACCTATCAGTTGTCTCGAAGGATATTAATGATCAACCAATACAGCAATTCTTTCTTCATGATATCCTTGTGAACCTTAACTCCACCATTGTGCTGGAAGGTGAAACGGGAAGTGGAAAAACAGCTTTGCTCAGGAAAATAGCTCTTCTTTGGGCCTCAGGCTGCTGCCCCATTCTGAGCAGGTTTAAGTTTGTATTTTATCTCTCCCTGACTTATGCAGGATCAGATCAGAGCATGGCTGAGATTATATGCAATCAACCAGTAGGATTTGTGGGACCATTAACAGAAACAACTCTAAGACATGTAATTCAGCCACTGAAAAACCAGGTCTTATTTCTTTTGGATGACTACAGCGAGATTAATTCAGTGCCCCACGTTGTAGAAGAACTTATACAAAGGAACCACCTCTACCAGCATTGTTTGGTTGTTGCTGCCCGTACTAACAGGACGAGAGAAATTCGCAAATATGCAACCACAACTTTAAGCATTGCAGAGTTCCCTCTGTCCAGCATTCTGTATGTACTCAAGAAATTGTTCTCCTACAATATTGACCTCGTGGAGCGGCTTATCTTTCGGATGGAGATGAAAAAGTCTATGCAGACCATTCTAAAGACACCACTTTTTATGGTGTCTCTTGCTGCTTATTGGGTGCAGCACCCAAAGGGTAACGTAATCAGTGATGAGGCTATTTTTAAAGCCTATCTGCTCTATCACTTACTAAAATACAATGAAGAACGGGAACATGTACTGGCTATGTTTTCCTCATGTGGTGAGCTTGCCTTAACTGGTCTTTTTAAGCCATCCTTTGACTTCACTGAATATGATCTGTCTGAAGCAGGAGTTGATGGAGATGAAGCTGTTAGGCTGGGTTTACTAAGCAAATTTACTGCCCAAAGGCTTCATCCAGTTTATAAATTCTTTCACCCCTTGTTCCAGGAGTTTCTTGCAGGGAGAAGACTGAGTGAGCTCCTGGtttctgatgaaaaagaaaagctggacCGAGGGCTGCAGTACTTGCAGCAAGTCAACACATTTAGAAAAGTCGCTGGGCGCTATAATTTCTTATTGCATTACgcctgcagcttttcttccaaagcagTCCCCCAAATTATATCCCATTTATTTAAACTGATTGACTGCAAGGAGTCATTGGAAAGCCAGTCAGAAAATGATGAACATCTTCAGCACCATGCAGACCTTCCAGAGAGAATGCTCTTTATTGACCATTTAAGTTTTCTTGATCCAAAACtgcttctttcagttttcattcaGCACTTACTGGACTTCGCTGTTTCTATAGTTTATAAGAGTAATACCGTCTCTGTGTGTGCCCCaatcatttttcagtttctaagaGGCAAAGATATTTTGTTAACTTCATTTTCACCACTCAGAAACTGTGAGTTGAGATTTTTCCGGGATTACCCAGAATCACTGTCTCTGCCCAGTAGTTTTCAGGTTACAATACTAGGAAGTGACCACAAACAAGAATTTAGGATGGCTGAAATAGGTGCTTGCTATTCTTCACTGGAGAGACCAACAGTTGACAGGGATTATGCTCCTGCCTTTCCATGTTTTAATGACGTGGcacaaaaacagaaagaagaagaagaagaaattcatAGATTCTTTTCACTGAGGCAAAGACATCTACCAGACTCCATTGTACGTACTTTCCTACTCACAACAAGGAAGATGCCACTTTTAAAATGCACGTTCAGCCACATTAGTTCCTTTCAGGAAGCTGACCTCAGAAATTTGATGACACTGTTTTCCGTTGCGGATTGTATTGAACTTGAGCTGAATAACAGTCCTGGATTCATAGAAGTTATCCGACCTGCTATCGAACAGTAcaaggaacattttaaaaaatgtagtcTACGTCATCTTAACTTGAGCATAACAGAGCAAGAATTACTTCTCTCAATGTCTTTTGTGGAATGTCTtgagataaatgaaaaagaaataccag AACTACTTTTTTCAAATTTGGACAAATTCATCTGCCTGGAGGAACTGTCAGTGAGTCAATGTGAGAACGGCAATGTATTTGATAGAGTACCTGATGGCTTCAAAAATCTCTGTAACATGAAGAAATTGTTGATGAGCAGCATGAAGTTTGAAAGCAACTCTAGGCTGG TTGAATGTATTAAGAACTTTCAAGACCTCTCTGTTTTTCACTTGGACTGCTCAAGCTACTTCAATCCTGAATCCCTTCTGGAAGCAATTTCTTCATGCAAGAAATTAATAGAACTCAAGCTAACTGGATTATTTTTGAGAGATAAAGATTTGCTTTCCTtag ctgctgctttgcccaaTTTTGTCTCTCTCAAAGTGCTGGATCTTGCAAAACAACATTTTGAAGACAAGGAAGCTTGTGAAATCTTTG CATACAATTTAGGTGTTCTTCTTAACCTGGAAGAGCTCATCATTCCTGCAGGGAAGGGAATCACATCTGCAGGCAAACTGATTGTTCAGCAGTGTCTACACCTACTGCACCTCAGGTGCTTCTCATTTGCCCTACATATGGATGATGACAGTCTGTTAGAAATAG caaagGTTGCAAACTGCGGAGGTTTCCAGAAGCTTGAAAAGCTCTCACTGTCAGTAAATCACAGTGTCACAGAAACTGGTtggagaaacttcttcagaaCACTTAATAACATGCCTGCTTTACAAGAGCTGGACATTAGCCGTTTGTTCACACATCAGATCAAAGCCAGTGCACCAACAGTGACAGCATTTGTCCAGTGTGTTTCTCGGTTGCCTGGTCTTGTGACAATACAAATGCTAGGTTGGCTCCTTGATGCACAAGACCTTAAAATGTTTGATACCATGAAGGAGCAGCATCCCCAATCTAggagtttaaaattattttggcaatGGGTCTTGCCTTTTTCACCAATTTTTCAAGACTAG
- the LOC136001784 gene encoding survival of motor neuron protein-like isoform X3 codes for MADGVLFRRGTGQSDDSDVWDDTALIKAYDKAVASFKNALKNGECSEPSDKPEQRLGMKRKNNKKNRNRRKSNAAPLKQWKVGESCSAVWSEDGNVYLATIASINQKRGTCVVTYTGYGNQEEQNLCDLLPPASDETNENETPYSTDESEKSSQSPRNKTNYTKTRFSPQNPHFPTPPAAPGLGRPGSKFRAPPSFLSCWPPPFPAGPPLIPPPPPMRPDSPEDDEALGSMLIAWYMSGYHTGYYLGLKQSRMEAALEREMHAK; via the exons atGGCGGATGGGGTGCTGTTCCGAAGGGGCACCGGGCAG AGCGATGACTCGGACGTGTGGGACGACACGGCGCTCATCAAGGCGTACGACAAGGCGGTGGCCTCCTTCAAG AATGCTTTAAAGAACGGAGAGTGTTCGGAGCCTTCGGACAAACCGGAGCAGCGCCTGGggatgaagagaaaaaacaataaaaagaacagaaatagaagGAAGAGCAACGCAGCGCCTTTGAAACAG TGGAAAGTTGGTGAAAGCTGCAGTGCTGTTTGGTCTGAGGATGGTAATGTGTACCTAGCAACTATCGCCTCCATCAACCAGAAGAGAGGCACGTGTGTTGTTACTTACACAGGATACGGAAATCAGGAGGAGCAGAACCTGTGTGATCTACTACCTCCAGCCAGTGATGAAACA AATGAAAATGAGACTCCATATTCAACAGATGAAAGTGAAAAATCTTCCCAGTCACCTCGAAACAAAACCAACTACACGAAAACAAGATTTTCCCCTCAAAACCCACATTTTCCCacaccaccagcagccccaggcctgGGAAGG CCTGGATCAAAATTCAGGGCACCTCCATCGTTTTTGTCCTGCTGGCCCCCACCCTTCCCAGCAGGACCACCG CTGattcctcctccaccacccATGAGGCCAGACTCTCCAGAGGATGATGAAGCACTGGGGAGTATGTTGATAGCCTGGTACATGAGTGGTTATCACACTGGGTATTACCTG GGTTTAAAACAAAGTCGAATGGAAGCAGCACTGGAGAGAGAAATGCACGCAAAATAA
- the LOC136001784 gene encoding survival of motor neuron protein-like isoform X2 → MADGVLFRRGTGQSDDSDVWDDTALIKAYDKAVASFKNALKNGECSEPSDKPEQRLGMKRKNNKKNRNRRKSNAAPLKQWKVGESCSAVWSEDGNVYLATIASINQKRGTCVVTYTGYGNQEEQNLCDLLPPASDETVNGMGNSGENENETPYSTDESEKSSQSPRNKTNYTKTRFSPQNPHFPTPPAAPGLGRPGSKFRAPPSFLSCWPPPFPAGPPLIPPPPPMRPDSPEDDEALGSMLIAWYMSGYHTGYYLGLKQSRMEAALEREMHAK, encoded by the exons atGGCGGATGGGGTGCTGTTCCGAAGGGGCACCGGGCAG AGCGATGACTCGGACGTGTGGGACGACACGGCGCTCATCAAGGCGTACGACAAGGCGGTGGCCTCCTTCAAG AATGCTTTAAAGAACGGAGAGTGTTCGGAGCCTTCGGACAAACCGGAGCAGCGCCTGGggatgaagagaaaaaacaataaaaagaacagaaatagaagGAAGAGCAACGCAGCGCCTTTGAAACAG TGGAAAGTTGGTGAAAGCTGCAGTGCTGTTTGGTCTGAGGATGGTAATGTGTACCTAGCAACTATCGCCTCCATCAACCAGAAGAGAGGCACGTGTGTTGTTACTTACACAGGATACGGAAATCAGGAGGAGCAGAACCTGTGTGATCTACTACCTCCAGCCAGTGATGAAACAGTAAATGGGATGGGAAATTCTGGGGAG AATGAAAATGAGACTCCATATTCAACAGATGAAAGTGAAAAATCTTCCCAGTCACCTCGAAACAAAACCAACTACACGAAAACAAGATTTTCCCCTCAAAACCCACATTTTCCCacaccaccagcagccccaggcctgGGAAGG CCTGGATCAAAATTCAGGGCACCTCCATCGTTTTTGTCCTGCTGGCCCCCACCCTTCCCAGCAGGACCACCG CTGattcctcctccaccacccATGAGGCCAGACTCTCCAGAGGATGATGAAGCACTGGGGAGTATGTTGATAGCCTGGTACATGAGTGGTTATCACACTGGGTATTACCTG GGTTTAAAACAAAGTCGAATGGAAGCAGCACTGGAGAGAGAAATGCACGCAAAATAA
- the LOC136001784 gene encoding survival of motor neuron protein-like isoform X1 — MADGVLFRRGTGQSDDSDVWDDTALIKAYDKAVASFKNALKNGECSEPSDKPEQRLGMKRKNNKKNRNRRKSNAAPLKQWKVGESCSAVWSEDGNVYLATIASINQKRGTCVVTYTGYGNQEEQNLCDLLPPASDETVNGMGNSGENENETPYSTDESEKSSQSPRNKTNYTKTRFSPQNPHFPTPPAAPGLGRPGSKFRAPPSFLSCWPPPFPAGPPLIPPPPPMRPDSPEDDEALGSMLIAWYMSGYHTGYYLVRATFLLKCLCNFAFVLLLLFSARS; from the exons atGGCGGATGGGGTGCTGTTCCGAAGGGGCACCGGGCAG AGCGATGACTCGGACGTGTGGGACGACACGGCGCTCATCAAGGCGTACGACAAGGCGGTGGCCTCCTTCAAG AATGCTTTAAAGAACGGAGAGTGTTCGGAGCCTTCGGACAAACCGGAGCAGCGCCTGGggatgaagagaaaaaacaataaaaagaacagaaatagaagGAAGAGCAACGCAGCGCCTTTGAAACAG TGGAAAGTTGGTGAAAGCTGCAGTGCTGTTTGGTCTGAGGATGGTAATGTGTACCTAGCAACTATCGCCTCCATCAACCAGAAGAGAGGCACGTGTGTTGTTACTTACACAGGATACGGAAATCAGGAGGAGCAGAACCTGTGTGATCTACTACCTCCAGCCAGTGATGAAACAGTAAATGGGATGGGAAATTCTGGGGAG AATGAAAATGAGACTCCATATTCAACAGATGAAAGTGAAAAATCTTCCCAGTCACCTCGAAACAAAACCAACTACACGAAAACAAGATTTTCCCCTCAAAACCCACATTTTCCCacaccaccagcagccccaggcctgGGAAGG CCTGGATCAAAATTCAGGGCACCTCCATCGTTTTTGTCCTGCTGGCCCCCACCCTTCCCAGCAGGACCACCG CTGattcctcctccaccacccATGAGGCCAGACTCTCCAGAGGATGATGAAGCACTGGGGAGTATGTTGATAGCCTGGTACATGAGTGGTTATCACACTGGGTATTACCTGGTACGTGCCACTTTTCTCCTGAAATGTCTttgtaattttgcttttgtgttgctgctgctgttttcagcaaGAAGTTAG
- the LOC136001873 gene encoding small EDRK-rich factor 1: MTRGNQRELARQKNLKKTQEILKGKRKEDSLSASQRKQRDSEIMQQKQKAANERKSLQAGAK; encoded by the exons GTGGGAACCAGCGTGAACTTGCCCGCCAAAAGAACCTCAAGAAGACTCAGGAGATCctcaaagggaagagaaaagaggatAGCTTGTCTGCCtctcagagaaaacagag agaCTCCGAAATCATgcagcaaaaacaaaaagcGGCTAATGAAAggaagtctctgcaggcaggagcaaaATAA